The proteins below come from a single Solea senegalensis isolate Sse05_10M linkage group LG2, IFAPA_SoseM_1, whole genome shotgun sequence genomic window:
- the tmem177 gene encoding transmembrane protein 177 — protein sequence MASRLLKFSRLLLKYRTPLIIASCGGVFTVNMVYHVLPDVSYRRLYQAWYKGEPATLSEKLQELFQQVLKDYGISSTNHFSAFASFGFHPVGAGVPWLPAGAQIGIPANFNSTADDSGGITNRSIFINGETVDWSSEAGSALKEALVFSPEAQKFAIAREVARLQNGAPVVSAAVAPFCLGGVWVYSVVLKQVFGLHTGPLLLRGAANALAMGLGAISYILTSDAVSHWIDCSSDRCAAGVSRDYAKGGVEFYDKILSRNKTLRSLMGQKGEKMYAASGNLFPANLLQLKHTPYTSRRDGILALLKVEKV from the exons ATGGCGTCTCGTCTCTTGAAGTTCTCCAGACTACTTCTGAAATATCGCACCCCTTTGATCATTGCAAGCTGTGGAGGGGTGTTTACAGTCAACATGGTCTATCATGTTCTCCCTGATGTGTCCTACCGACGGCTGTATCAGGCCTGGTACAAAGGAGAACCAGCCACACTGTCTGAAAAGTTACAGGAGCTTTTCCAGCAG GTGCTGAAGGATTACGGTATCAGCTCAACCAATCATTTCTCTGCCTTTGCCTCCTTTGGATTCCATCCGGTCGGTGCTGGTGTCCCTTGGCTCCCTGCTGGGGCTCAAATTGGCATCCCAGCAAACTTTAACAGCACAGCTGATGACTCAGGTGGAATCACCAACCGCAGCATTTTCATCAATGGCGAAACAGTGGACTGGAGCAGCGAGGCTGGCTCAGCACTAAAGGAAGCACTGGTGTTTTCCCCCGAGGCACAGAAGTTCGCTATAGCGCGGGAGGTTGCCCGTTTGCAGAATGGAGCACCTGTTGTCAGTGCTGCTGTGGCCCCATTCTGTCTGGGTGGAGTGTGGGTGTACAGCGTGGTGCTGAAGCAGGTGTTTGGTCTCCATACTGGACCTTTACTGCTTCGCGGCGCAGCAAACGCTTTGGCAATGGGTCTTGGTGCCATATCTTACATACTCACCTCAGACGCTGTCAGCCATTGGATTGACTGTAGCTCAGACAGATGTGCAGCTGGAGTGTCGCGTGATTATGCCAAAGGAGGGGTGGAATTTTATGATAAGATCCTGTCCAGAAACAAGACTTTGCGCTCTTTGATGGGCCAGAAGGGAGAGAAGATGTATGCTGCCAGTGGAAACTTGTTTCCTGCTAACCTCCttcagctgaaacacacaccaTACACATCCAGGAGAGACGGGATCCTTGCTCTGCTGAAAGTGGAGAAAGTTTGA